Within the Polaribacter pectinis genome, the region ATATAAAAGTAGCAGAAAGTACGCCATTAGATTTCTTAAATAAACATATTTCTGATTTTCCAAAGAAGCAAGAATTTTATGTGCATTGTGCGGGAGGTTATCGTTCTGTAATTGCAGCATCTATTTTAAAGGCTAGAGGATTTCATAATGTTATAGATGTTGCAGGAGGTTATGCAGCAATTAGAAATACAAATATCGAGAGAACAGATGCAGTTTGTCCATCAACCTTAAAATAGTATGAGAAAATTTCTATACGTCTTTGTTATAAGTTTCTTTTTTATAAATTGTGATAAAAACCAAACTTTAGAAACAATAACAACAGCGGAATTAAAAACACTATTAAGCAAAAAGAAAATTCAATTAATAGATGTTAGAACACCACAAGAAATAAAAGAAGGTTTTATCGCAACAGCCATATTTGCCAATTATTTTGAAGATGATTTTGCTGAAAAAGCAATACGTAAATTAGATAAAGATAAACCAGTTTATTTGATTTGTAGAAGTGGTAATAGAAGTGAAAAAGCTGCCTTAATATTAAAAGAAAAAGGGTATAATGTAATAAATGTTTCTGGCGGATACAACCAATGGAAAAAAGAAAATTAATTAAAATGAAAACAGATATACAAATAGAAAATTTAAAATGTGGTGGTTGTGCAGCAACTATTAAAAAGGGGTTATTAAGTTTAGAAAACGTAAGTGAAGTAGAAATAGATATTGAGAATTCAATTGTTTCTGTAACTTCAACTGATAGTTCTACAGAACAAATAAAAGAAAAACTTTCTAAATTAGGTTACCCAGAAGTTGGAGATAAAAATACAATTGTTCACAAAGCAAAATCTTTTGTAAGTTGTGCAGTTGGTAGAATTGATTCTTAATTTTTTTTAAGATATAACTATTTAAAGCGAACATTTTATGTTCGCTTTTTTTATAAATTCAAATTAGAAAATTTGATATTATTAAAACAAATTTGTTCGTACTTTTGTATTCTATGATAGATTCAAAAGAAGCCATTTCAGAAAAAGCCGTTTTAATCGGTATAATTACTCAAAATCAAGATGAAACTCAATCTGAAGAATTTTTAGATGAGTTAGAATTCTTAACAACAACTGCAGGTGGAGTTGCTGTAAAACGTTTTACCCAAAAGTTAGAAAGACCAAACCCTAAAACATTTTTAGGAACAGGAAAATTAGAAGAGGTAAAACAGTTTATAGAAACCAAAAATATTGGTACCGCTATTTTTGATGATGAATTATCGCCAGCGCAATTAAGAAATATCGAAAAGATTCTTGATTGTAAAATCTTGGATAGAACCAATCTAATACTTGATATTTTTGCACAAAGAGCACAATCTAGTTCTGCAAAAACACAAGTAGAATTAGCCCAACATCAATATTTATTGCCACGTTTAACCCGACTTTGGACGCACCTTGACAAGCAAAAAGGGGGAATTGGAATGCGTGGACCTGGAGAAACAGAAATTGAAACGGATAGGCGTATTATTAACGATAGAATCGTGCTTCTAAAAAAGAAGTTGCTTACTATTGATAAACAAATGGCAACCCAACGTAAAAATCGTGGGAAAATAGTTCGTGTCGCTTTAGTTGGTTATACAAACGTTGGTAAATCTACGTTGATGAACGTAATAAGTAAAAGTGATGTTTTTGCTGAAAACAAACTCTTTGCTACATTAGATACAACCGTTAGAAAAGTGGTTATTAAGAACATTCCTTTTTTAATGACAGACACAGTTGGTTTTATTAGAAAACTACCAACTCAATTGGTAGAATCTTTTAAATCTACATTAGATGAGGTTCGTGAAGCAGATTTATTATTACATGTTGTAGATATTTCTCACCCAAATTTTGAAGATCATATTGCATCTGTAAATACCATTTTAGATGATATTAAATGTGCAGACAAGCCTACATTAATGGTTTTTAATAAGATTGATGCTTATTCTCATGAAACAATCGATGAAGATGATTTAGTTTCAGAAAAGACAAAAGAACATTATACATTACAAGATTGGAAAAAAACTTGGATGAACGATAAAGAGGTTTCATCTATATTTATTTCTGCCTTAAACAAAGAGAATTTAGAAGATTTTAAAGAAGAAGTGTACGAAGAAGTAAAGAAAATTCACATTCAGCGTTTTCCTTACAACGATTTTTTATATTATGAATATAAAGAAGAATAGTAATAATTAGAAAACTTTTTA harbors:
- a CDS encoding heavy-metal-associated domain-containing protein, yielding MKTDIQIENLKCGGCAATIKKGLLSLENVSEVEIDIENSIVSVTSTDSSTEQIKEKLSKLGYPEVGDKNTIVHKAKSFVSCAVGRIDS
- a CDS encoding rhodanese-like domain-containing protein → MRKFLYVFVISFFFINCDKNQTLETITTAELKTLLSKKKIQLIDVRTPQEIKEGFIATAIFANYFEDDFAEKAIRKLDKDKPVYLICRSGNRSEKAALILKEKGYNVINVSGGYNQWKKEN
- the hflX gene encoding GTPase HflX, translating into MIDSKEAISEKAVLIGIITQNQDETQSEEFLDELEFLTTTAGGVAVKRFTQKLERPNPKTFLGTGKLEEVKQFIETKNIGTAIFDDELSPAQLRNIEKILDCKILDRTNLILDIFAQRAQSSSAKTQVELAQHQYLLPRLTRLWTHLDKQKGGIGMRGPGETEIETDRRIINDRIVLLKKKLLTIDKQMATQRKNRGKIVRVALVGYTNVGKSTLMNVISKSDVFAENKLFATLDTTVRKVVIKNIPFLMTDTVGFIRKLPTQLVESFKSTLDEVREADLLLHVVDISHPNFEDHIASVNTILDDIKCADKPTLMVFNKIDAYSHETIDEDDLVSEKTKEHYTLQDWKKTWMNDKEVSSIFISALNKENLEDFKEEVYEEVKKIHIQRFPYNDFLYYEYKEE